The DNA sequence ttggtaaatttggtatggttggactcgtggtttaaTGGACTTCCGgatttttgtgacttttgttggattccgagaagtgggccgGGGGCCAACTTTTGAGTggactttttgacttttaataATAAACTTATTAATTTCATATGgatttgattcctttagcctgtgTTGATTGTATGgaactatttgtggctagattcgaggcatttggaggtcgTTTCGCGAGGCAATGGCTTGATGGAGTAGTTTTTGacatagtttgaggtaagtaacacttctaaacttggttctgagggtataaatccctgaattacgtgttatatatTTGgtatggaggtgacgcacatgctaggtgacgggcttgtgggcgtggaccatagaaattgtgacttaattattCTCgtagagttgcataatcaaataatcatgtcaatacccacatatcctccacgtgttatagaaattgagctgagactcatgttaaaatcatgcttaggccatgtgccgatattttagggaCCCATAGAGCTCGTATTactgttgaattacttgtttaaaaGTACAATTATGAACTCAGTCACATCtaccatttgcatatcatatctcagtctctattgccaTCCATTGATATGACATATCATCATGacgggctgattttcatgacattgtgggcccgagagactagagagattaatgattgagtgaggccgagggcctgattgtgagtgataattAAGGGATCGGACTTCACGCTGTaacatgtttttatttatttatgcccgAACCTAGcatattatagcacttgggctgaaggagcccctccggagtctgcacccccacagtgagcgcaatggatattatatttgggatggatttccctaGGCATCGAGTTTCTctatatattcacatttgggatggagttccctagactggagttgccctatacatttatattgagggatgtatATTCCCCGGGCTAGACCTGCCCCGTACAatattgagtgattgagtactctgagagtgtgagtacgtgaggcTTCCATTGTAGTGTTCCACATACAGCATGTACAGTGGCATGTACATATAGAAATTTCATATCCCTCATATCATTCAgagttgatctattttacttgtattaagtttttatctgttgaacttgaaaacatgcctacatttctgtactgtttaTTCAATATTGAAttgtacctgctgagctcgtcactacttttagtccaGAGGTTagattgttacttattgagttggttgtactcatgctacaccctgcacctcgtgtgcagatccagatgcttcCGGTGACGGCGGTTGCTGATTTGCAAAGACCAGACCTTCGGAGATCAtagaggtagctgcttggcgtccgcaggccttgactctcctcccttatcttgaagtttattttttttcagttttactCTCTAGAAAGTGTTCCAGACTATGTTTccatgtagatgctcatgtactcagtaacacccCAGTTTTTGGGAAGCATTTATGCATTGAGTTATGATTTCCTATCATGTTTTAAGAGATCATCCATTATTTAAACTTTTTTACTATCTTTCAAAGatttaaagtgttggaaatgtctgaatagtcggcttgcctagtaccattaTAGGCACCATAACAACGGGTTTGTTTTGGGTCCTGACAAGTTAGTACTAGAGccaaggttacataggtctcacgagtcataagaaggtttagtagagtcttacggatcggtacagagacgtcagtacttatcttcgagaggttgttgaacccttaggaaacttcacattcttgtattcttgtcatgcaaatttgttgattccggtcaCTAAACTTCTATTGTTCTATTCTcttacaaatggtgaggacacgtgatACCGGTCAGGAGGGACAACCACTAGTACCATcggctagggccacgagaggctaaGGTCACAGTAGGGTCcgcggtaggggtagaggtgtagctcgtactGTAGCTAGAGCAACACCTACcaatccaccagttgctccagctcaggagtaggTACGAGATATGGCTGAACCAGTGGGGCCAGCTtaagcaccagctgtgcccattatgATTTTAGGCCTTCAGGATACTTTGGCTCAGATGTTGACTATGtgcaccagccttgctcaggAGGTTTCTATTTCGGCCGCAACAGgaacttctcaggccgggggaggtactcagactcccaccgcttgtactccagagcaggtgatgcagggactacAAAAACTGGGGGTACCACCAGCCTAGCCGATTGTAgatgctcaggcccaggtgggtcccattatgaatgatgatgagcagaggagacttgagagatttgggagactccagccttcATTATTTAGTGGGAGGATGCCTGGGACTTTTTGGATAGGTGCTAGCAGATTCTTCGCATggtaggtattctggagaccagtggggtctcattcactacttttcagtttactggagttgccttcagatggtgggagacttatgagagacgcaggccggtcggtgcagcaccacttacatggcgtgAGTTCtacgttctcttcttggagaagttcgtgccacagtctcacaaggaggagctgcgcagacagtttgagcaactacgttaggatggcatgtctgtgacccagtgcAAGATGAGGTTTTTCGAGTTGGCTCGTCAGGTCGATATTGcttggcagatagagatggtctatAATCAGTAGCGTGAAGAGAGGGAGGCCAGGAGGCCTGGAGGTTTGGGTGGTCCcagtggtgttccttctagggGACACTCTTACCACAgaaggggtcgtccttataggtcCGCTCGGATGGCttgtccagttcaccgtggtgcattatctagccatggttcataaaGTGCCCATCCGGGTCAGTCATATCTCAGTGCTCTTCCAGCTTCGAGTTCATTTTTTGTactatcagttcagggttcatctgtactaGGTTCTTCTGATAACTATTTTGACTCTTGGGGTCTGCCTCAGTACTTGCCGCCATTATTctagaggggttgttttgagtgtgaagATTTGGGTCACATGAAGAGTCATTGCCCCTGCCATTCGGGAGGTCCAGCttagcagaggagtcagactacgacttcggcaccagttacttcaccacgctcctagccagctcggggtggggcttagGCAGCTaagggttgccctagagggggaggctaatCAGGTGGCAGCCAGGCCTAATTCTATGCTTATCCTGCTAGACCAGATGTTATTTTttcagacacagtgatcacatgTGTTGTCTTAGAATGCCAAAGatatccttcttcattatttGATCCtcgttccacttattcgtatgtatcatcgaaTTTTGCTCGTTaactggatatgccccgtgagtcattagtttcatttgttcatgtatctatgccggtgggcgatactattattgtggatcgtgtataccggtcgtgtgtagtgactattgggggattggatactagagttgatctcttgctgcttagtatggttgatttcgacgtgatcttgggtatggattagttgtctccatgtcatgctattctggattgtcacgctaagaccgtgatgttggcgatgctggggttgccaaGGATAGAGTGGAGaagttctctagattatgttcccagcatagtgatttcttatttgaaggcccaacggattaTTGGGAAGGGATGTCTATCATATtttgcctttgtgagggatgttggtgctgatacgcCTACTATTGactctgttccggtggtgcaagattttctggatgtgttttctgcagacctgttgggcatgccgcccaatagggatattgactttggtattgacttggtgtcggacactcagcccatttctattcctccgtattgtatggcaccagctgagtggAAGgaaacagcttcaggaacttcttgataaggggtttattaggcctagtgtgacACCTTGGGTGCACTAGTTATGTTTttgaagaaggatggtactatgcagatgtgcatcgactataggaagttgaacaaagttacaatccagaacaagtatcctttgccgcatattgatgatctatttgaccagcttcagggagagagggtgttctctaagattgatttgaggtctgggtatcactagttgaagattcgggactcagatattctaaagacaacattcaagactcgttatggtcattatgagttcctcatGATGTATTTTGGACTGagcaatgccccaacaacattcatgcatctgatgaacagtttATTTctgccttatctcgactcgtttgtcatagtattcattgatgatatcctggtgtgctctcgtagccaggaggagcatgcccaatatttgaggattgtgttgcagcggttgagggaaaAGAAACTCTAtgccaagttctctaagtgtgagttctggcttagttcagtggcgttcttgtgGCAtgtagtgtccagtgaggggattaaggtggatccaaagaagatagaggcggttcagagttggcccagcccgtcctcagctatggagattcggCGCTTATTcagcttggccagttattatcgtcgcttcgtggagggtttatcgtctattgcattgcctttgaccaaattgacccataagggtgctcctttcaggtggtcggatgagtgtgaggagagctttcagaagcttaagactgccgtGATCACAACTCTAGTTTTAGTTCTACCTTCAACttctggttcttatacagtgtattgtgatgcttcttggattggtattgggtgtgtcttgatgtagggaggtatagtgattgcttatgcttcgcgtcagttgaagtcccatgagaagaacaaccatgttcatgatttggagttggatgccattgttcatgcaccgaagatttggaggcactatctttatggtgtgtattgtgaggtatttacaggtCATCGGAGTCTATagcacttgttcaaatagaaagatctaaatttgaggcagcggagatggttagagctgctaaaagattatgatatcaccattctgtatcatcacGGGAAGGCCAATGCGGTGgtcgacgccttgagtagaaaggcagtgagtatg is a window from the Nicotiana tomentosiformis chromosome 10, ASM39032v3, whole genome shotgun sequence genome containing:
- the LOC138899886 gene encoding uncharacterized mitochondrial protein AtMg00860-like; the encoded protein is MLKKVVGDPSFIVPIETIEVNGELTYEEIPIAILDRKVQKLSQEEHAQYLRIVLQRLREKKLYAKFSKCEFWLSSVAFLWHVVSSEGIKVDPKKIEAVQSWPSPSSAMEIRRLFSLASYYRRFVEGLSSIALPLTKLTHKGAPFRWSDECEESFQKLKTAVITTLVLVLPSTSGSYTVYCDASWIGIGCVLM